The Propionibacterium freudenreichii subsp. freudenreichii genome contains a region encoding:
- a CDS encoding fumarate reductase/succinate dehydrogenase flavoprotein subunit, whose amino-acid sequence MPSAPKPARASAHRPASHLTGEAARDHLGPAQKAAGYEVGAEIDGHVPAGDVLHTWEHRQDDYRLVNPANRRKMKVIVVGSGLSGAGFAASFGQLGYDVDCFCFHDSPRRAHSVAAQGGINAARARKVDGDTLKRFVKDTVKGGDYRGREADVVRLGTESVRVIDHMYAIGAPFAREYGGQLATRSFGGVQVSRTYYTRGETGQQMEIACSQALQEQIDAGTVKMHNRTEMLDLIVKDGRAQGIVTRDLLTGEIKAWTAHVVVLCTGGYGSVYHWSTLAKNSNATATWRAHKQGAYFASPCFLQFHPTALPVSSHWQSKTTLMSESLRNDGRIWVPKKAGDDRPANDIPENERDYYLERKYPAFGNLTPRDVASRNARTQIDSGHGVGPLHNSVYLDFRDAIKRLGKETIAERYGNLFDMYLDATGENPYEVPMRIAPGAHFSMGGLWVDYDQMSNLPGLFVGGEASNNYHGANRLGANSLLSASVDGWFTLPLSVPNYLADYVGKPPLAVQDPAVKDALGRVQDRINAFLTSKGTHRPEWFHRKLGDILYAYCGVSRDEAGLTKGLAEVRALRKEYWNDVKVVGDDHRLNQELEKAGRVADFIELAEVMILDALDRRESAGAHFRTEYATPEGEAKRNDADWCAVSAWETRPDGVHVRHSEPLEFSLIDLQVRDYR is encoded by the coding sequence ATCCCGTCAGCCCCGAAGCCTGCCCGTGCCAGTGCGCACCGTCCGGCCTCGCACCTGACCGGTGAGGCCGCCCGCGACCACCTGGGCCCGGCCCAGAAGGCCGCCGGCTATGAGGTCGGTGCCGAGATCGACGGGCACGTCCCCGCCGGCGATGTGCTCCACACCTGGGAGCACCGTCAGGACGACTACCGACTGGTCAACCCGGCCAACCGTCGCAAGATGAAGGTCATCGTCGTGGGCTCCGGCCTGTCCGGTGCGGGCTTCGCGGCCAGCTTCGGCCAGCTCGGCTATGACGTCGACTGCTTCTGTTTCCATGATTCGCCGCGTCGCGCCCACTCCGTGGCGGCGCAGGGCGGCATCAACGCCGCTCGTGCCCGCAAGGTCGACGGTGACACGCTGAAGCGCTTCGTCAAGGACACCGTTAAGGGCGGCGACTACCGGGGCCGTGAGGCCGACGTGGTGCGCCTTGGTACGGAGTCGGTGCGTGTCATCGACCACATGTACGCGATCGGTGCCCCCTTCGCCCGTGAATACGGCGGTCAGCTCGCCACCCGTTCCTTCGGTGGCGTGCAGGTCTCGCGTACCTATTACACGCGCGGCGAGACCGGCCAGCAGATGGAGATCGCCTGTTCCCAGGCGCTCCAGGAGCAGATCGACGCCGGCACCGTGAAGATGCACAACCGCACCGAGATGCTTGACCTGATCGTCAAGGACGGCCGTGCCCAGGGCATCGTCACCCGCGATCTGCTGACCGGCGAGATCAAGGCCTGGACGGCCCATGTCGTGGTGCTGTGCACCGGCGGCTACGGCTCGGTCTACCACTGGTCCACGCTGGCCAAGAACTCGAATGCAACCGCCACCTGGCGTGCGCACAAGCAGGGCGCGTACTTCGCGAGCCCGTGCTTCCTGCAGTTCCACCCCACGGCGCTTCCGGTCAGTTCACACTGGCAGTCGAAGACCACGCTGATGAGTGAGTCCCTGCGCAATGACGGACGCATCTGGGTGCCGAAGAAGGCCGGCGACGATCGCCCGGCCAATGACATCCCCGAGAACGAGCGCGACTACTACCTGGAGCGCAAGTACCCGGCATTCGGCAACCTGACGCCCCGTGACGTCGCCAGCCGCAACGCCCGCACGCAGATTGACAGCGGGCACGGCGTGGGGCCGCTGCACAACTCGGTGTACCTCGACTTCCGCGACGCCATCAAGCGTCTCGGCAAGGAGACCATCGCCGAGCGCTACGGCAACCTGTTCGACATGTACCTCGACGCCACCGGTGAGAACCCCTATGAGGTGCCCATGCGCATCGCACCGGGTGCCCACTTCTCGATGGGTGGCCTGTGGGTCGACTACGACCAGATGAGCAACCTGCCCGGTCTGTTCGTCGGCGGAGAGGCATCGAACAACTACCACGGTGCGAACCGCCTGGGTGCCAACTCCCTGTTGTCCGCCTCCGTGGATGGCTGGTTCACCCTGCCGCTGTCGGTGCCGAACTACCTCGCCGACTATGTCGGCAAGCCGCCGCTGGCCGTGCAGGATCCGGCCGTCAAGGATGCCCTGGGCCGGGTGCAGGATCGCATCAATGCCTTCCTCACCAGCAAGGGCACGCATCGTCCCGAGTGGTTCCATCGCAAGCTTGGCGACATCCTCTACGCCTACTGTGGCGTGAGCCGTGACGAGGCGGGCCTGACCAAGGGCCTCGCCGAGGTGCGGGCACTGCGCAAGGAGTACTGGAACGACGTCAAGGTCGTCGGCGACGACCACCGGCTCAACCAGGAACTCGAGAAGGCCGGCCGCGTGGCCGACTTCATCGAGCTCGCCGAGGTCATGATCCTCGACGCCCTGGACCGCCGCGAGTCGGCCGGTGCCCACTTCCGTACCGAGTACGCCACTCCCGAGGGAGAGGCCAAGCGCAACGACGCCGATTGGTGCGCCGTCTCGGCCTGGGAGACCCGCCCCGATGGGGTTCATGTCCGTCACAGCGAGCCCCTGGAATTCTCGCTGATCGATCTGCAGGTGAGGGATTACCGATGA
- the dusB gene encoding tRNA dihydrouridine synthase DusB produces MRSAYYGAVAQIQPLTLVSPSGGVVQIDTPVVLAPMAGVTNAAYRTLCYEQGAGLCVCEMITSRGLVVGNVKTDSMLTFFDDEPHRSVQTYGTNPRVLARAIDELCTHYRADHVDLNFGCPVPKVTRKGGGGVLPWKLDLIREIIRQSVRAADAHGVPLTVKTRVGIDDDHTTFLDVGRIAQEEGAAAICLHGRTVAEAYAGHAHWDRIGELVAAVDIPVLGNGDIWEPSDALEMMARTGCAGVEIGRGCLGRPWLFRDLAAAMHGQQVQTLPTLGEVAAIVRRHGELLVRQMGVKHGLTDLRKHMSWYFKGFPVGGELRHSLGLIDSFEALDALLARLLDKAGADCPYPTRELGRPRGRQGTPRHKVVMPYGWLDDRGGLDLDLSDAELAVSGG; encoded by the coding sequence GTGCGGAGCGCCTACTATGGCGCGGTGGCCCAGATTCAACCGCTGACACTCGTGTCTCCCTCCGGCGGGGTGGTCCAGATCGACACCCCGGTGGTCCTGGCACCCATGGCGGGGGTGACCAACGCCGCCTACCGCACGCTGTGCTACGAGCAGGGTGCGGGATTGTGCGTGTGCGAGATGATCACGAGCCGTGGGCTGGTGGTCGGCAATGTGAAGACCGACTCCATGCTCACCTTCTTCGACGATGAGCCGCACCGCAGCGTGCAGACCTATGGAACCAATCCCCGCGTGCTGGCCCGGGCCATCGATGAGCTGTGCACCCACTACCGGGCCGACCATGTGGACCTCAACTTCGGCTGCCCGGTCCCGAAGGTCACCCGGAAGGGTGGTGGCGGCGTACTGCCCTGGAAGCTGGACCTCATTCGCGAGATCATCCGGCAGTCCGTGCGTGCCGCCGACGCCCACGGCGTGCCCCTCACCGTCAAGACGCGGGTGGGCATTGATGACGACCACACCACCTTCCTCGATGTGGGACGCATCGCCCAGGAGGAGGGCGCCGCGGCGATCTGCCTGCACGGGCGCACGGTGGCAGAGGCCTACGCGGGCCATGCCCACTGGGACCGCATCGGCGAACTCGTGGCGGCCGTGGACATCCCGGTGCTCGGCAATGGCGACATCTGGGAACCCTCCGATGCGCTCGAGATGATGGCGCGCACCGGATGCGCCGGAGTCGAGATCGGACGCGGCTGCCTGGGGCGTCCGTGGCTGTTCCGCGACCTGGCGGCGGCCATGCACGGCCAGCAGGTCCAGACCCTGCCGACCCTTGGCGAGGTGGCCGCGATCGTGCGTCGGCACGGGGAGCTGCTGGTGCGCCAGATGGGCGTCAAGCACGGCCTCACGGACCTCCGCAAGCACATGAGCTGGTATTTCAAGGGATTCCCCGTGGGCGGGGAACTGCGTCACAGCCTGGGGCTGATCGACAGCTTCGAGGCGCTCGACGCGTTGCTGGCCCGCCTTCTCGACAAGGCGGGGGCAGACTGTCCCTACCCCACACGGGAACTTGGTCGGCCCCGCGGTCGTCAGGGCACGCCACGCCACAAGGTGGTCATGCCCTACGGCTGGCTCGACGACCGGGGCGGCCTCGACCTGGACCTGTCGGACGCCGAGTTGGCCGTATCGGGCGGCTGA
- a CDS encoding HD domain-containing protein, which translates to MAGHEHELGGDEVVRPHRDSHASIRPGEVIDRITREQREAATLRQGATLAHGAGNRDRTEAPDALRTCFERDKDRIIHSTAFRRLAGKTQVVVYPTDHQRTRLTHAIEVAQVATSIARGVGANVTLAEAIALGHDCGHGPGGHASEEAFDVFLPEGFDHGPWGAHVALADLNLCHETLDGIANHSWSRPAPATIEGEIVSWADRIAYCAHDLEDAIHAGIIRADQVPGTVHEALGVRLSQQLDALIGAVVTTSCRTGAIGMDTSTADALAALRRFNYEHIYTRPESLAQSHTMIRVLQELVSFYFSHQDRLPPDHRDPDDPMLGVVTYVAGMTDRFAFDQAEQLLGWQRGRLPQGVGHGAD; encoded by the coding sequence ATGGCCGGGCATGAGCACGAGCTGGGCGGCGACGAGGTGGTGCGTCCACATCGCGACAGCCATGCATCGATACGGCCGGGCGAGGTCATCGACCGGATCACCCGTGAGCAGCGGGAGGCCGCCACCCTGCGTCAGGGGGCGACGCTCGCCCACGGCGCGGGGAACCGGGACCGCACCGAGGCACCCGACGCATTGCGCACCTGCTTCGAGCGCGACAAGGACCGCATCATCCACTCCACCGCCTTCAGGCGGTTGGCGGGCAAGACCCAGGTGGTCGTCTATCCCACCGACCACCAGCGCACGCGCCTCACCCACGCGATCGAGGTGGCCCAGGTGGCCACATCGATTGCCCGTGGGGTGGGGGCGAACGTCACCCTCGCCGAGGCGATCGCGCTGGGCCATGACTGCGGTCATGGACCCGGGGGCCATGCCTCCGAGGAGGCCTTCGACGTCTTCCTGCCGGAGGGTTTCGACCACGGACCCTGGGGGGCGCACGTCGCCCTGGCCGACCTCAACCTGTGCCACGAGACCCTTGACGGCATCGCGAACCATTCATGGTCACGCCCCGCCCCGGCCACGATCGAGGGCGAGATCGTCAGCTGGGCCGATCGCATCGCCTATTGCGCCCACGACCTGGAGGACGCCATCCATGCCGGCATCATCCGGGCTGATCAGGTTCCCGGCACCGTGCACGAGGCCCTGGGGGTGCGGCTCTCCCAGCAGCTCGACGCCCTGATCGGGGCAGTGGTGACCACGTCGTGTCGCACCGGGGCGATCGGCATGGACACGTCCACCGCAGACGCCCTGGCGGCGCTGCGCCGGTTCAACTACGAGCACATCTACACCCGTCCCGAATCGCTGGCCCAGTCGCACACCATGATCAGGGTGCTGCAGGAACTGGTGTCGTTCTACTTCTCCCACCAGGATCGGTTGCCGCCGGACCATCGTGACCCGGACGACCCGATGCTCGGGGTGGTCACCTATGTGGCCGGCATGACCGACCGCTTCGCCTTCGATCAGGCGGAGCAGCTGTTGGGCTGGCAGCGCGGCCGGTTGCCGCAGGGTGTCGGCCACGGTGCGGACTGA
- a CDS encoding succinate dehydrogenase cytochrome b subunit: MSVGLTTSGGQGDVVTRHKLKQRPSNVTLKVTMAVTGTIFALFVFVHMVGNLKAFMGPEDYDAYARFLRTLLYPLLPYEGGLWIFRLVLSACLVLHVWAGITVWLRGRKARGKFGRYGAKPKSFFARTMILSGLLILVFVVVHLLDLTIGAGLSSQYYQPAVHLGGDQVQIHAYENLVASLSRPWMAIFYSVIMVIIGCHIGQGAWNTINDFGGTGPRLRKVWFLIGLLIALAIVVANGALPMLILAGVIS; the protein is encoded by the coding sequence ATGAGTGTCGGTCTGACGACATCAGGAGGGCAAGGGGACGTTGTAACGCGTCACAAGCTGAAGCAACGTCCGTCCAATGTGACTCTGAAGGTCACCATGGCGGTGACTGGAACGATCTTCGCCCTGTTCGTCTTTGTGCACATGGTCGGAAATCTCAAGGCTTTTATGGGCCCTGAAGATTACGACGCCTACGCCCGCTTCCTGCGCACCCTGCTGTATCCGCTGCTGCCCTATGAGGGTGGTCTGTGGATCTTCCGCCTGGTGCTGTCAGCCTGCCTGGTGCTGCACGTCTGGGCCGGCATTACCGTCTGGCTGCGTGGCCGTAAGGCTCGTGGCAAGTTCGGTCGTTACGGCGCCAAGCCCAAGTCCTTCTTCGCTCGCACGATGATCCTGTCGGGCCTGCTGATCCTGGTCTTCGTGGTGGTCCACCTGCTCGATCTCACGATCGGCGCCGGACTGTCCTCGCAGTACTACCAGCCTGCCGTCCACCTCGGTGGCGACCAGGTCCAGATCCATGCCTACGAGAACCTCGTGGCCAGCCTGTCCCGTCCCTGGATGGCGATCTTCTACTCCGTGATCATGGTGATCATCGGATGCCATATCGGCCAGGGTGCCTGGAACACGATCAATGACTTCGGTGGCACCGGCCCCCGTCTTCGCAAGGTCTGGTTCCTCATCGGGCTCCTCATTGCGCTGGCCATCGTCGTGGCCAACGGTGCACTCCCCATGCTCATCCTCGCTGGAGTGATCTCGTGA
- a CDS encoding dihydrolipoyl dehydrogenase family protein gives MDANSVQPETRDYDVVVIGAGPAGENVAQYATQHSGLTAVLVEAELVGGECSYYACMPSKALLVPLEIANQADHMHGLEPERLSNEQLLKRRDHWVSHYRDAGQVSWAQGVGLDVVRGAGRLIGDRLVQVDGAEPVVLRARQAVVIATGSEPVVPAVYQGIRAWGSRDATGVVEVPGHLAIIGGGVVACEAATWMRALGSQVTMLVRGGSLLPKQEPFARELIAEGLRRQGIEVITGANVSSCTRADPQDTGLGHIHGGPVTLHLADGSGPELVADELLVATGRRPELGNLGLDAVGLSAQDITGGSTPEWLYAVGDASGGALLTHMGKYQARVIGERIAARAAGRTPDAVPESVPVPQVIFTEPQLAHTGLTEAQARAAGIDVAVTAVDYNTVAGASLLRDDLVGRANLVIDRARRVMVGATFVGPEVGELIHGATIAVVAATPIPLLRHAVPSYPTASELWLRLIEALPEEVLH, from the coding sequence ATGGACGCGAACTCAGTACAACCGGAAACGCGTGACTACGACGTCGTCGTGATCGGAGCCGGCCCTGCCGGCGAGAACGTGGCCCAGTACGCCACGCAGCACTCGGGGCTCACCGCCGTACTGGTGGAGGCCGAATTGGTGGGCGGCGAATGTTCCTATTACGCCTGCATGCCCAGCAAGGCCCTCCTGGTGCCCCTCGAGATCGCCAATCAGGCCGACCACATGCACGGGCTGGAGCCCGAACGCCTGTCCAATGAACAACTGCTCAAGCGCCGTGATCACTGGGTATCCCACTATCGCGATGCCGGGCAGGTGTCCTGGGCGCAGGGGGTGGGGCTCGATGTCGTGCGCGGTGCCGGCCGCCTCATCGGGGACCGGCTCGTGCAGGTCGACGGAGCCGAACCCGTCGTCCTGCGGGCGCGCCAGGCCGTGGTGATCGCCACCGGCAGTGAACCGGTGGTCCCCGCGGTCTACCAGGGGATCCGGGCGTGGGGTTCGCGGGACGCAACCGGCGTCGTGGAGGTCCCCGGGCACCTGGCGATCATCGGCGGCGGTGTCGTGGCCTGCGAGGCGGCCACCTGGATGCGTGCCCTGGGATCGCAGGTGACCATGCTCGTGAGGGGAGGTTCCCTGCTGCCGAAGCAAGAGCCCTTCGCCCGCGAACTCATTGCCGAGGGCCTGCGCCGGCAGGGGATCGAGGTCATCACCGGTGCGAACGTCAGCTCATGCACCAGGGCCGATCCACAGGACACGGGGCTGGGCCACATCCACGGCGGGCCGGTCACCCTTCACCTGGCTGATGGGTCGGGTCCTGAACTGGTCGCCGATGAATTGCTGGTGGCCACGGGGCGCAGGCCGGAATTGGGCAACCTGGGGTTGGACGCCGTCGGTCTGAGTGCACAGGACATCACCGGTGGAAGCACCCCCGAGTGGCTCTACGCAGTGGGTGACGCGAGTGGTGGGGCCCTGCTGACCCACATGGGCAAGTACCAGGCCCGCGTCATCGGCGAACGCATCGCGGCGCGTGCGGCAGGGAGGACCCCCGACGCGGTGCCGGAGTCGGTGCCGGTGCCCCAGGTGATCTTCACCGAACCCCAGCTCGCCCACACCGGACTCACCGAGGCCCAGGCGCGCGCGGCCGGGATCGACGTGGCCGTGACGGCCGTCGACTACAACACGGTGGCAGGTGCCTCGTTGCTGCGTGATGACCTGGTCGGACGCGCAAATCTCGTGATCGACCGGGCACGCAGGGTCATGGTGGGGGCGACCTTCGTGGGGCCCGAGGTGGGGGAGCTCATCCACGGCGCGACCATTGCCGTCGTCGCGGCGACACCCATCCCGCTGTTGCGCCATGCCGTGCCGTCGTATCCCACGGCAAGCGAGCTGTGGCTGCGCCTCATCGAGGCACTACCCGAGGAAGTCCTGCACTGA
- a CDS encoding DUF2284 domain-containing protein: MLSYAVHEHHRCVPVDDYTRDFVDVPRFVEFCRACPQHDQTWACPEFDFDPRDVWARYSWIHLIAFSMDFDPDQRRTGWERDELTREVMDTFHREKKRALRTMIRLRNRVPGSQVLGAGSCELCRVCTRQQGRPCRLPQLLVHSMESMGADVEATSRELFDHPIEWSDGTSLPDSYVIVMGLVCNQPDLPPDAWGTPRHGVAARPSARAVKAQ; this comes from the coding sequence ATGCTCAGCTACGCCGTGCACGAACATCACCGCTGCGTCCCGGTGGATGACTACACCCGCGACTTCGTGGATGTGCCGCGCTTTGTGGAGTTCTGCAGGGCCTGCCCGCAGCATGATCAGACGTGGGCCTGTCCCGAGTTCGACTTTGACCCCCGCGATGTCTGGGCGCGTTACAGCTGGATCCACCTGATTGCCTTCTCGATGGACTTCGACCCCGACCAGCGCCGCACGGGGTGGGAGCGCGACGAGCTCACCCGCGAGGTGATGGACACCTTCCATCGCGAGAAGAAGCGCGCCCTGCGCACCATGATCAGGCTGCGCAATCGCGTTCCCGGTTCGCAGGTGCTCGGCGCGGGCTCCTGCGAGCTGTGTCGGGTCTGTACCCGTCAGCAGGGTCGGCCCTGCCGCTTGCCGCAGTTGTTGGTGCACTCGATGGAATCGATGGGCGCCGATGTGGAGGCGACCTCCCGCGAACTGTTCGACCATCCCATTGAATGGAGCGATGGCACGAGCCTTCCCGACAGCTATGTGATCGTGATGGGCCTGGTCTGCAATCAGCCCGACCTGCCGCCCGACGCATGGGGCACCCCACGCCATGGCGTGGCGGCGCGGCCAAGCGCCCGGGCTGTGAAAGCGCAATAG
- a CDS encoding NUDIX hydrolase, whose amino-acid sequence MTTQAPDQPPVARFRHEVLAVVFRALAQPGARLEVMAWRRHRAPFKDDWALPSGPVNAGETMDQAVQRHLAARLDLTSIRYSEQLATFSDPGRDPFERTIASAYLVLLGQSGPVPGGAAEWLDTRALPPMAFDHAAVVQAGIRRLRSKMSYTNIAFALAPDEFTLKELRDVYVGVLGHDVDVTNLGRVLTRRGQIAPTGRRRRSGSGGGRPARTYRFVEAAYEVTDPFATLRPAETPLPGQAAGEGKATR is encoded by the coding sequence ATGACGACACAAGCGCCGGATCAGCCGCCGGTCGCCAGGTTCCGCCACGAGGTGCTGGCCGTCGTCTTCCGCGCGCTTGCGCAGCCGGGCGCCCGCCTCGAGGTGATGGCGTGGCGACGCCACCGGGCCCCCTTCAAGGACGACTGGGCGCTGCCGAGCGGCCCCGTGAACGCGGGGGAGACCATGGATCAGGCCGTGCAGCGCCATCTTGCGGCGCGCCTCGACCTCACGAGCATCCGCTATTCCGAACAGCTGGCGACCTTCTCCGATCCGGGGCGCGATCCCTTTGAGCGCACGATCGCGAGCGCCTACCTGGTGTTGTTGGGGCAGAGCGGACCGGTGCCGGGGGGTGCGGCCGAATGGCTCGACACGCGTGCGCTCCCGCCGATGGCCTTCGACCATGCCGCAGTGGTGCAGGCCGGCATCAGGAGGCTGCGCAGCAAGATGTCCTACACCAACATCGCCTTTGCCCTGGCGCCCGATGAGTTCACCCTCAAGGAGCTGCGCGATGTCTATGTGGGGGTGCTGGGCCACGACGTCGACGTCACCAATCTGGGACGGGTGCTGACGCGTCGCGGCCAGATCGCGCCCACCGGACGCCGTCGCCGCTCTGGGTCGGGTGGGGGACGCCCTGCCCGCACCTATCGGTTCGTCGAAGCCGCCTACGAAGTCACCGATCCCTTTGCCACCCTGCGGCCCGCGGAAACACCATTACCGGGGCAAGCGGCGGGCGAGGGGAAAGCGACCCGATAG
- a CDS encoding ABC transporter permease: MSVNPSWQLLAALILMVAMSVVASRIGHFKMGRGMAWAAVRAAIQLFVVSAIIVAAIAHLWSSALFVGAMFAIAVWTTTGRVGTRNAWAWSALAMASGVIPLLIIVFATGTAPLNGYSLVPIGSIFVGNMMTGHTLNGRRVFPALRDNIATYEAVLSIGLPRSNAIGMVLEPITGEAIVPALDSTRTVGLVTLPGAFIGVLLGGGSALQAGAAQLLVLVGIVAGQAVTVMVMNAFIRRALLLPRDLRDRLRP; this comes from the coding sequence GTGTCCGTCAACCCCAGCTGGCAACTACTCGCCGCACTGATCCTCATGGTGGCGATGTCCGTGGTCGCCTCCCGGATCGGCCATTTCAAGATGGGACGGGGCATGGCCTGGGCGGCCGTGCGGGCGGCGATCCAGCTGTTCGTGGTGTCGGCCATCATCGTGGCCGCCATTGCCCACCTGTGGAGCTCCGCACTGTTCGTCGGGGCAATGTTCGCCATCGCCGTGTGGACGACGACCGGCCGGGTGGGCACCCGCAATGCGTGGGCATGGTCGGCGCTGGCCATGGCCAGCGGGGTCATTCCGCTGCTCATCATCGTCTTCGCCACCGGCACCGCGCCCCTCAACGGGTATTCCCTGGTGCCCATCGGGAGCATCTTCGTCGGCAACATGATGACCGGCCATACGCTCAACGGCCGGCGCGTCTTCCCGGCGCTGCGCGACAACATCGCGACCTACGAGGCGGTCCTGTCGATCGGGCTGCCCCGCTCGAACGCCATCGGGATGGTGCTGGAGCCGATCACCGGTGAGGCCATCGTCCCCGCCCTGGACAGCACGCGCACCGTGGGCCTGGTGACCCTGCCGGGGGCATTCATCGGAGTGCTGCTGGGTGGTGGTTCGGCCCTTCAGGCCGGCGCGGCCCAGCTCCTGGTGCTCGTCGGCATCGTGGCCGGGCAAGCCGTCACGGTCATGGTGATGAACGCCTTCATCCGCCGTGCATTGCTGCTCCCCCGCGATCTCAGGGACAGGCTGCGTCCCTGA
- a CDS encoding succinate dehydrogenase/fumarate reductase iron-sulfur subunit, whose translation MKVTLDIWRQAGPRAKGEFENYVVNDAEPEMSILELLDRLNDQIIEQGGEPVVFESDCREGVCGCCGFLVNGKPHGPLANTPACRQHLRAFPEVTHFKLEPFRSNAFPVIRDLAIDRTALDELIQAGGTVNVMTGTAPDADTSPQPHQVAELALDFASCIGCGACVAACPNGSAMLFAGAKLAHLAKMPQGKEQRSSRARRMVAELDEDFGPCSLYGECAISCPAGIPLTAIATVNKERWRSVFRGRHSQDN comes from the coding sequence ATGAAGGTCACATTGGATATCTGGCGCCAGGCAGGTCCTCGCGCCAAGGGTGAGTTCGAAAACTACGTCGTCAACGACGCTGAGCCCGAGATGAGCATCCTTGAGTTGCTCGATCGACTCAACGACCAGATCATCGAACAGGGCGGCGAGCCCGTCGTCTTCGAGTCTGATTGTCGTGAGGGCGTGTGTGGGTGCTGTGGCTTCCTGGTCAATGGGAAGCCCCACGGTCCGCTGGCCAATACGCCGGCCTGTCGCCAGCACCTGCGCGCCTTCCCCGAGGTGACGCACTTCAAGTTGGAGCCCTTCCGCTCCAATGCGTTCCCGGTGATCCGCGACCTGGCGATCGACCGCACCGCCCTGGATGAGCTCATCCAGGCCGGCGGCACCGTCAACGTGATGACCGGCACCGCTCCGGACGCCGACACCAGCCCCCAGCCGCACCAGGTGGCCGAGCTCGCGCTCGACTTCGCCAGCTGCATCGGCTGCGGAGCCTGCGTGGCCGCCTGCCCGAATGGTTCGGCGATGCTGTTCGCCGGCGCCAAGCTGGCGCATCTGGCGAAGATGCCCCAGGGCAAGGAGCAGCGCAGCTCGAGGGCGCGTCGCATGGTGGCAGAGCTCGATGAGGACTTCGGTCCCTGCTCGCTGTACGGCGAGTGCGCCATCTCCTGCCCGGCCGGCATCCCGCTGACCGCGATCGCCACCGTGAACAAGGAGCGCTGGCGTTCCGTGTTCCGCGGGCGCCACTCGCAGGACAACTGA
- a CDS encoding HAD family hydrolase, producing the protein MTGTVPHEDIRLIATDLDGTFLGAGGRLVARNVEAVRAAAAQGITIVVATGRPYRWTDVIDPLADIHPLLLSSNGAVIADPATGRVLHHWPIDPADGLAFGAALVRRVPDAGFAVEFASHGWGADARYVAAHPEGEPDLVAPLADLMAFDDVVKLLALSPSTHTEALAAAAVEPAAGRVDPTFSFVRDEGLVECSAPGVSKASALKVVMAERGIDSGQAMAFGDMPNDLPMLRLVGHPYVMANGHRIMLEAGFPIAGYSDDGAMGAVIDRMLHIAGPRRP; encoded by the coding sequence ATGACAGGAACTGTTCCCCACGAGGACATCCGGCTGATCGCCACCGACCTGGACGGCACATTCCTGGGCGCCGGGGGTCGACTGGTCGCTCGCAATGTCGAGGCGGTGCGTGCCGCCGCTGCGCAGGGCATCACCATCGTGGTGGCCACCGGTCGCCCGTACCGGTGGACCGATGTGATCGACCCGCTGGCCGACATCCATCCCCTGCTGCTGTCGAGCAACGGCGCCGTCATCGCCGATCCCGCCACGGGACGCGTCCTGCACCACTGGCCGATTGACCCGGCCGACGGATTGGCCTTCGGCGCCGCGCTCGTCAGGCGCGTCCCGGACGCGGGCTTCGCCGTGGAGTTCGCGTCGCACGGTTGGGGGGCGGATGCCCGCTATGTGGCGGCCCATCCGGAGGGCGAACCCGACCTGGTGGCGCCCCTGGCCGATCTGATGGCCTTCGATGACGTCGTCAAGCTGCTGGCGCTGTCGCCCAGCACGCATACCGAGGCCCTGGCCGCGGCGGCGGTGGAGCCGGCCGCCGGGCGGGTCGATCCCACCTTCTCCTTCGTGCGCGATGAGGGGCTGGTGGAGTGCAGCGCGCCCGGCGTCAGCAAGGCCTCCGCGTTGAAGGTGGTCATGGCCGAGCGTGGCATCGACTCCGGTCAGGCCATGGCCTTCGGGGACATGCCCAACGACCTGCCCATGCTGCGTCTGGTTGGCCATCCCTATGTGATGGCCAACGGCCACCGGATCATGCTCGAGGCCGGCTTCCCGATTGCCGGCTACTCCGACGACGGCGCAATGGGGGCCGTCATCGACCGCATGCTGCACATCGCCGGGCCACGGCGTCCGTGA